In Nitrospirota bacterium, the genomic stretch AGCGGGGGGTCATCAAAGAAGAGATCAAGCTCGTCGAGGACACCCCCGATGATTATATCCACGACATCTTCAGCCAGGCAATATGGGGCGACACGGGGCTCGGCAGGCCGGTGCTGGGCAGGCGCGAGACGATAAAGACCTTCAGCCGCGAAGACCTCCTGGGCCATGTACGGAAGTATTACGGCACCGCCGATACGGTCATCGCCTGCGCCGGCAATTTCGAGCCCGACCTCGTGCTCAACCTCCTGAATCACCATCTCGGCTCGCTCCGGAGGGGCTCGGCGCCGAAGCTCTTCTCCCCGCCGGCCTTCAAGAGCAGCATCGCGGTGATTCCCAAGGACCTCTCCGAGACGCATATCTGCCTCGGGGTCGAGGGCATCCCCTTCTCGAGCAGCGAGCGCTATGTCATCAGCATCCTGAACTCCATCCTCGGATCGAGCGTCAGCTCCCGGCTCTTCCAGGAGATCCGGGAGAAGAAAGGGTACGCCTATTCGATCTACTCCTTCGTCTCCTCCTACTTCGACACCGGCTTCTGGGCGGTCTACGCCGGGACCGGCAAAAAGAAGGCAGCCCTGGTGACGGAGCTCATCGTCAAGGAGATGAGGGGGCTTTGCGACACGATCACCGACACCGAGATACGGAGGGCGAAAGACCAGTTGAAGGGCAACATCGTGCTCGGACTCGAATCGACGAGCAACCGGATGCAGGCGATCGCCCGCCAGGAGATCTATTATGGACGGTACTTCACGCAAAATGAGATAATGAGAGACATCGAGTCGGTGACGATGAAGCAGGTGAAGGAGCTCTCCTACCGCCTCGTCAACGAGGACAAGATAAGCCTCGCCGTACTCGGGCCCGTCAAAGAGGAGGAGTTCTCGAACGTCCTGGCGTAGCGCGGCGGTGAGGAGCGCCCCGTACGCACCGCTCGGCAGGGCTCTGCCGAAACAGTACACACGATGCTGAAGGAATTACGCATTACCAACTTCACGATCATCGACGCGCTGACCGTCGACTTCGGAACAGGGCTCACTATCCTCACGGGCGAAACAGGCGCAGGGAAATCCATTATCGTCGATGCCATCGGCCTTCTCCTCGGCAGCAAAGCCTCGCAGGACCTGATCAAGACCGGTAAAAAGGAAGCGCAGATCGAAGCCTCCTTTACGCTCGCCGTTCCCGGCCGCCACCCGCTGCTCGAAGAGCTCTCGATCGACCATGAAGACGGGATCGTGCTCCGGAGGAGCATTGCCGCGCAGGGGAAAGGCAGAGCCTACATTAACGACACCACCGTGAGCCTCCAGACGCTCGCCGCGGTAGGGAGCAGCCTTATCGATATCCACGGGCAGCACGAGCACCAGGGGCTCCTCAAAAAGGAGAGCCACTGCTCCTTTCTCGACGCCTATGGAGAGCTCGGTGATGAGGTCTCGGCCTTTTCCGCGCTCTACCGCGACGCAATGCAGATAAAAGCGACCATGACCGATATGAAGGCCCGCATCCGGGAGCGGGGCCAGAGAATCGAGTTTCTGAGGTTCCAGATCGGCGAGATCGATGCCGCCGGCCTTAAAGAGGGAGAGCGCGCCGCCATAGAAGAGGAGCGCTCGATTCTGCTCAATCTGAGCAGGCTGAAAGAGTCGTCGGAGGCGGCCTATGCAGGGCTCTACGAGGCGGAAGGGTCCGCCCTGGAGAAGCTCGCCGCTGTTGTCGAACGGGTAAGGGAGATGTCCCAGATCGACGCTGCAGCCGGAGAGCTCCTGGCTGCGCTCGAATCCGCGCTTCCCCTTGTCGAG encodes the following:
- a CDS encoding pitrilysin family protein; translated protein: MFTKRYLDNGIPVVMEQLKNFRSVIVGIWVKVGSRHETPEKNGISHFLEHMFFKGTKKRAPADIAIDIDSLGGDLNAFTSRENTAFYAKVLDEYIDKGIELLSDVFLHSTFPEDEIEKERGVIKEEIKLVEDTPDDYIHDIFSQAIWGDTGLGRPVLGRRETIKTFSREDLLGHVRKYYGTADTVIACAGNFEPDLVLNLLNHHLGSLRRGSAPKLFSPPAFKSSIAVIPKDLSETHICLGVEGIPFSSSERYVISILNSILGSSVSSRLFQEIREKKGYAYSIYSFVSSYFDTGFWAVYAGTGKKKAALVTELIVKEMRGLCDTITDTEIRRAKDQLKGNIVLGLESTSNRMQAIARQEIYYGRYFTQNEIMRDIESVTMKQVKELSYRLVNEDKISLAVLGPVKEEEFSNVLA